The following proteins are co-located in the Paludibaculum fermentans genome:
- a CDS encoding nuclear transport factor 2 family protein produces the protein MPATEQSRLETMYEAFNRRDIEAVLAAMHPDVDWPNGWEGGRLQGRDAVRDYWIRQWAVLDPIVEPVGFHAGEQGSLIVDVHSVVHDKEGKLLADSTIQHVYRFGDGLVRSMEIVKD, from the coding sequence ATGCCGGCAACAGAGCAGTCCCGGTTAGAGACGATGTATGAGGCCTTCAATCGCCGCGACATCGAGGCCGTTCTCGCTGCGATGCACCCCGATGTCGATTGGCCCAACGGCTGGGAAGGCGGGCGCCTGCAGGGGCGCGACGCCGTACGCGATTACTGGATTCGCCAGTGGGCCGTGCTCGACCCCATCGTGGAACCCGTTGGCTTCCATGCCGGCGAGCAAGGATCCCTGATTGTCGATGTCCACTCAGTGGTCCACGACAAGGAAGGCAAGCTGCTGGCCGACTCGACAATCCAGCACGTTTACCGGTTCGGGGACGGCCTCGTCCGGTCGATGGAGATTGTCAAAGACTAG
- a CDS encoding glycoside hydrolase family 125 protein, translating into MPTRRTFLTTAAALPAAFAQQGSFASRRPAAADRKFTSAAVEETISTVSKAIADPELAWLFSNCFPNTLDTTVRYSENGGQPDTFVITGDINAMWLRDSTAQVWPYLPLASRDPKLKSLLRGVIRRQAQCVQIDPYANAFNFGPTGSEWAKDLTTMKPELHERKWEIDSLCFPVRLAHAYWKSTGDASCFDAEWRKAAALTVKTFREQQRKTNRGPYKFQRSSPVASDTMPNGGYGNPARPVGLIYSGFRPSDDACVFPFLVPSNFFAAQSLTQLAEIHATVLSDSAFASECKAFAQEIREALAKYAVVEHSVHGRIYAYEVDGYGSRLLMDDANVPSLMSLPYINSVAPHDPVYLNTRKFILSSDNMFYYRGKAGAGLGGPHSGLDMIWPLGIIIQAITTEDSKEIAACLATLKSTHAGTGLMHESFHKDDPAKYTRKWFAWANTMFGELILKVHQTKPGLLRG; encoded by the coding sequence ATGCCTACCCGTCGCACTTTTCTGACTACCGCCGCGGCCCTGCCTGCCGCGTTTGCCCAGCAGGGCAGTTTTGCCAGCCGCCGGCCCGCTGCGGCCGATCGAAAGTTCACCAGCGCCGCCGTGGAAGAGACGATTTCGACGGTCAGCAAAGCCATCGCCGATCCTGAGCTTGCCTGGCTGTTCTCCAACTGTTTCCCCAACACGCTGGACACCACGGTCCGCTACAGCGAGAACGGCGGCCAGCCCGATACGTTCGTCATTACCGGCGACATCAACGCCATGTGGCTGCGCGACTCCACGGCGCAGGTCTGGCCGTATCTGCCTCTCGCCTCACGCGACCCGAAACTGAAGTCGCTGCTGCGGGGCGTCATCCGCCGCCAGGCGCAGTGCGTCCAGATCGATCCCTACGCCAACGCCTTCAACTTCGGACCGACGGGCAGCGAGTGGGCCAAGGATCTGACCACGATGAAGCCCGAACTGCACGAGCGCAAGTGGGAGATCGACTCGCTGTGCTTCCCGGTCCGGCTGGCGCACGCCTATTGGAAGTCCACCGGCGACGCGTCGTGCTTCGACGCCGAGTGGCGCAAAGCCGCCGCCCTGACCGTGAAGACCTTCCGCGAACAGCAGCGCAAGACCAACCGCGGACCGTACAAGTTCCAGCGCTCGTCGCCGGTCGCCTCGGACACGATGCCGAATGGCGGCTACGGCAATCCTGCCCGGCCGGTCGGCCTGATCTATTCCGGCTTCCGTCCTTCTGACGACGCCTGCGTCTTTCCCTTCCTCGTACCCTCCAACTTCTTCGCGGCCCAGTCGCTGACGCAACTGGCCGAGATCCATGCGACCGTGCTGTCGGACTCCGCCTTCGCGAGTGAGTGCAAGGCCTTCGCCCAGGAGATCCGCGAGGCGTTGGCCAAGTATGCCGTGGTGGAGCACTCCGTCCATGGCCGCATCTACGCGTATGAGGTGGACGGTTACGGCAGCCGGCTCCTGATGGATGACGCAAACGTGCCGAGCCTGATGTCGCTGCCGTATATCAACAGCGTGGCTCCGCATGACCCCGTGTACCTGAACACCCGGAAGTTCATCCTGAGCTCCGACAACATGTTCTACTACCGTGGCAAGGCCGGCGCCGGGCTGGGCGGACCGCACAGCGGGCTGGATATGATCTGGCCGTTGGGCATCATCATTCAGGCCATCACGACCGAGGACAGCAAGGAGATCGCGGCGTGCCTGGCGACGTTGAAATCGACCCATGCCGGCACGGGCCTGATGCACGAGTCCTTCCACAAGGACGATCCGGCGAAGTACACCCGGAAGTGGTTCGCGTGGGCCAACACGATGTTCGGTGAACTGATCCTGAAGGTCCACCAGACGAAGCCGGGCCTGCTGCGCGGCTAG
- a CDS encoding ankyrin repeat domain-containing protein — protein MPNAQLPERPSLEYLKKLAKEHLTELRRSDPHAKLASALLAVARDHGFPSWRSLKAEVESRLTKATEEFFEACDQGDTEVITRLLANEPGLVTARNPRRYNATGLHATAVRGHLDAVQLLLARGADPNARETGDDTYPLHWAAARGCLDVVRALLDAGGDVHGFGDDHAMDVIGWATCLCEPGDNPRDVLPLLLERGAKHHIFSAITVGDPQLIQKLVEENPEALDRRMSPFENGQTPLHFAINRKRRDLLELLIELGADLEATDKSGQTAMNMAMLRGDREAMSRLHAAGAKQPEAVPPADFRAEMAKLVGSVKRVVPLISVPDVAAALDWYVSIGFQELGRYEYNEVVNFGMVGLGEAEIMLNLHGKSGPHDVSLWLHTDRIDEIYQTLKARQLQAAQSALAGDTSPFSIEFEEDLNDTFYHARQFGIRDLNGYVLYFIRPSGST, from the coding sequence ATGCCGAATGCCCAACTCCCCGAGCGCCCCTCGCTGGAATACCTCAAAAAGCTGGCCAAGGAACATCTGACGGAGCTGCGCCGGTCCGATCCGCACGCGAAGCTGGCCAGTGCGCTGCTTGCCGTGGCCCGCGACCACGGGTTCCCCAGTTGGCGGAGCCTGAAGGCCGAGGTCGAATCTCGGCTAACGAAGGCCACTGAGGAGTTCTTCGAAGCCTGCGACCAGGGCGACACGGAAGTGATCACCCGCCTGCTCGCCAATGAACCCGGACTGGTGACCGCCCGCAACCCGCGCCGCTACAACGCGACTGGGTTGCATGCCACCGCCGTCCGTGGACACCTGGACGCGGTGCAGTTGCTGCTCGCCAGGGGTGCCGACCCGAATGCGCGAGAGACGGGCGACGACACCTATCCGCTGCACTGGGCTGCCGCCCGCGGCTGCCTGGACGTCGTCCGCGCCTTGCTGGATGCAGGAGGCGACGTCCACGGCTTCGGCGACGACCATGCGATGGATGTCATCGGCTGGGCCACGTGCCTGTGCGAGCCCGGCGACAACCCGCGGGACGTGCTGCCGCTCTTGCTGGAACGCGGTGCGAAGCACCACATCTTCTCCGCCATCACCGTTGGCGACCCACAGCTCATCCAGAAGTTGGTGGAAGAGAATCCAGAGGCCCTCGACCGTCGCATGTCGCCCTTCGAGAACGGCCAGACCCCGCTTCACTTCGCCATCAACCGCAAGCGCCGGGACCTGCTGGAACTGCTCATAGAACTCGGAGCGGACCTGGAGGCCACCGACAAGAGCGGGCAGACCGCGATGAACATGGCGATGCTGCGCGGCGATCGGGAGGCGATGAGCCGCCTGCACGCGGCCGGCGCCAAACAGCCGGAGGCGGTGCCGCCAGCGGACTTCCGCGCGGAGATGGCGAAGCTGGTAGGCTCCGTGAAGCGCGTCGTTCCGTTGATCAGCGTTCCGGACGTCGCGGCGGCGCTCGACTGGTATGTTTCCATCGGCTTCCAGGAACTGGGCCGCTACGAGTACAACGAGGTGGTGAACTTCGGCATGGTCGGGCTGGGCGAGGCCGAGATCATGCTCAACCTGCATGGCAAGTCCGGGCCGCACGACGTGAGTCTGTGGCTGCACACGGATCGGATCGACGAGATCTACCAGACGCTGAAAGCCAGGCAGTTGCAGGCCGCCCAATCGGCTCTGGCCGGCGACACGAGCCCGTTCAGCATTGAGTTCGAAGAGGACCTCAACGACACCTTCTATCACGCAAGGCAGTTCGGCATCCGTGACCTGAACGGGTACGTGCTGTACTTCATCCGGCCCAGCGGCTCAACCTAG
- a CDS encoding InlB B-repeat-containing protein: MNARHEIPAGLRQGCRVAGLIFGTILSVSGQNGALQCVANSTAVPRLNTSEITALAGDLEIACTGGTPTPVGQAVPLIDIRVYFNTNYTGRSTGTHTESLLLIDLPQPAQQLPCSTDAAACGWVGGSRGANVFQAQVLSANGITFAGIPLDPPGPGGVRRFTITNIRVDASLLRNASESAPVPIEAVAASTGPSIANSPTIIGYAQATLKAELVDASGDTILSGPTGVEFPNCLGVQQQRFAFLRFSEQLGAAPLFRPRTTAAETGFESSPAPIPQNSPGFYYSTETGFYNPSFPPAYDMNKAGLAEFGTRIRGSFSNLPAGVTLYVSTTPVNFRNGQLRTYSDDLPLARLVSSSTGAFTPVPATDTLNGIPVAALTITNGTAEAVWEVLSANSTLTEFLQFPVFVSFPANSVGLGTAQVTMGFAPVSSNSSASDSAAVPRFAELDTTLPLFTTLAMCPGSGYIVTTAPAQLQVNVDGQVYQTPHSFAWLPGSSHTVSALPSQATGSGVRQVFSSWSDGGAATHTITVPSGPATFTASFKTQYRVDVAAAPASGMGTVTAVPLAGGTSSDGYFDAGSQVVISAIPSAVASFSAFGGDLAGPLSVQTVTITKPLNITATFVSAAEGTRTIGITPHDGQAYHSVFEAVFQGARGAQSLRWVQVLFAVAPDGGGESFCFVHYDVQGGAFWLYSDVAGYFQGPVQPGVASAALQGSACALATGVSRVSTNGARLQLSLNLLFKATGARKMYLRALDMEERDTGWTEHGTWTQVAIANPVPFANPFSGGPSNQRFNLTFSQKGTNYAGMPSGWNQFLIAVDPSGGNRPFCLVHYDRAAESFWLYSSDTGFFLGPARLGVPGLALDSSACSLDISTAFVSDSPDTLALNFPLTLKPGMSGANKLFLRSMDQLQRDSGWQEVGSYQVP, from the coding sequence ATGAACGCAAGGCATGAGATTCCGGCTGGCTTGCGGCAGGGCTGCCGCGTGGCTGGGCTAATATTCGGCACGATTCTGTCGGTGTCTGGACAGAATGGGGCTCTCCAATGCGTCGCCAATTCCACGGCGGTACCGCGTCTGAACACTTCGGAGATCACGGCTCTTGCGGGGGACCTGGAAATTGCCTGCACGGGCGGCACGCCGACTCCGGTGGGCCAAGCCGTGCCCCTGATCGATATCCGCGTGTATTTCAATACGAATTACACGGGCCGGTCCACGGGCACTCACACGGAATCCCTGCTGTTGATCGATCTGCCGCAGCCGGCGCAGCAGTTGCCGTGCTCGACGGATGCCGCGGCCTGCGGCTGGGTGGGCGGTTCGCGCGGCGCCAATGTGTTCCAGGCTCAGGTGCTGTCGGCGAACGGCATCACCTTCGCGGGCATCCCGCTGGATCCTCCCGGCCCGGGCGGAGTGCGCCGGTTTACGATCACGAACATCCGGGTGGATGCCTCCCTGCTGCGCAACGCCTCCGAATCCGCGCCGGTGCCGATCGAGGCGGTGGCGGCTTCCACGGGGCCTTCCATTGCGAATTCTCCGACGATTATCGGGTATGCGCAGGCGACTCTGAAAGCCGAGCTCGTGGACGCCAGCGGCGACACGATCTTAAGTGGTCCGACAGGCGTCGAGTTTCCCAATTGCCTTGGAGTCCAGCAGCAGCGTTTCGCATTTCTGCGTTTCTCTGAGCAGCTTGGCGCCGCTCCGTTGTTCAGGCCGCGCACTACGGCCGCGGAGACAGGATTCGAATCCTCGCCGGCTCCGATCCCACAGAATTCTCCGGGGTTCTACTACAGCACGGAGACGGGCTTCTACAATCCAAGTTTCCCGCCCGCGTACGATATGAATAAGGCCGGCCTGGCGGAATTTGGAACGAGGATTCGTGGATCCTTCAGCAATCTTCCAGCGGGTGTTACCCTTTACGTCTCTACCACTCCCGTCAACTTCAGAAACGGTCAGCTCAGGACATACTCGGACGATTTGCCACTGGCCAGGCTGGTGTCCTCCTCCACAGGGGCTTTCACCCCGGTGCCGGCGACGGACACGCTGAACGGCATCCCGGTTGCTGCCCTGACGATCACCAACGGAACCGCGGAAGCGGTGTGGGAGGTGCTGTCCGCGAACTCTACCCTCACTGAATTCCTGCAATTCCCCGTATTTGTCTCTTTTCCCGCGAATTCAGTCGGCCTGGGCACCGCCCAGGTGACGATGGGTTTCGCGCCGGTCTCCAGTAACTCCTCAGCGAGCGATTCCGCGGCGGTACCCCGGTTCGCGGAGCTGGACACGACGCTCCCGCTATTTACGACTCTGGCGATGTGCCCGGGGTCGGGGTACATCGTAACGACCGCGCCGGCGCAGCTGCAGGTGAATGTGGACGGGCAGGTCTACCAGACGCCACACTCCTTCGCATGGCTGCCGGGCAGTTCGCACACTGTAAGCGCTTTGCCCTCGCAGGCGACTGGGTCTGGTGTGCGGCAGGTATTTTCCAGTTGGAGCGATGGCGGCGCGGCGACGCACACCATCACGGTTCCGTCCGGGCCGGCTACATTTACCGCGAGCTTCAAGACTCAATACCGTGTGGATGTTGCCGCGGCGCCGGCTTCGGGAATGGGGACCGTCACCGCGGTGCCGCTGGCCGGCGGCACATCCAGCGATGGCTATTTTGACGCAGGCTCGCAGGTAGTGATCTCAGCGATCCCGTCCGCGGTTGCCAGCTTCAGCGCCTTCGGCGGAGATCTGGCCGGACCGCTGAGTGTTCAGACCGTCACAATCACAAAACCGCTGAACATCACCGCCACGTTTGTCAGCGCCGCGGAAGGCACCAGGACCATTGGCATCACGCCTCACGATGGACAGGCCTATCACAGCGTATTTGAAGCGGTCTTTCAAGGCGCACGAGGCGCTCAGTCGTTGCGCTGGGTGCAGGTGCTGTTCGCGGTGGCGCCCGATGGAGGTGGAGAGTCCTTCTGCTTTGTTCACTATGACGTGCAGGGCGGGGCTTTTTGGCTTTACTCCGATGTGGCCGGGTACTTTCAGGGGCCAGTCCAGCCGGGTGTCGCCTCGGCTGCGCTGCAGGGTTCCGCTTGCGCGCTGGCCACGGGGGTGTCAAGGGTGTCGACCAACGGAGCAAGGCTTCAGCTGAGCTTGAACCTCCTGTTCAAAGCGACAGGCGCCCGGAAGATGTATCTGCGGGCGCTGGACATGGAGGAACGGGATACGGGCTGGACGGAGCATGGGACTTGGACACAGGTTGCCATAGCCAACCCGGTGCCCTTTGCGAATCCGTTCTCCGGCGGCCCTTCCAATCAGAGGTTCAATCTGACGTTTAGCCAGAAGGGTACAAATTACGCAGGCATGCCATCCGGTTGGAACCAGTTCCTGATCGCGGTCGACCCCAGCGGCGGCAACCGGCCTTTCTGCCTGGTGCATTATGACCGGGCGGCTGAATCGTTCTGGCTGTACTCATCCGATACCGGCTTCTTCCTAGGGCCTGCGCGGCTGGGCGTGCCCGGTTTGGCGCTAGACAGTTCAGCGTGCTCGCTCGATATTTCCACTGCCTTCGTCTCAGACTCCCCGGACACGTTGGCCTTGAATTTCCCTTTGACACTCAAACCCGGTATGAGCGGCGCTAACAAGCTCTTTCTGCGTTCCATGGATCAACTTCAGAGGGATTCGGGCTGGCAGGAGGTTGGCAGCTACCAGGTGCCCTAG
- a CDS encoding M28 family peptidase — translation MRLAILAACLTLELAGQSPQSLRLRADLEFLCSDALAGRVSLSHEAEITARYIAADFQRSGLAPGAGGSYLQEFPLVAYRTDSGKRALRMIRAGVRKEWTPGADFTGAFSRDVRIGPSPVVFAGFGITAPEYGYDDYAGIEAKGKIVLIFDHEPKEDDPRAVFNGTGHTLHAGRTTKVANARRHGALAVLVASEPVRSHRGLLEPTPGGTTQGQPLRANAPPQSLDDDSQIPVFSISDEALAELLAQPADRQRAIEAGLRPQSADLPDTRIELASGNAEMHRGVSLNVAGLLEGSDPVLKSETVLITAHYDHLGTQNGKVYAGANDNASGTVAVMELARMFAASGQRPKRSLLFVVFGSEEQLMLGSFYYTAHPLRPLAGTRAVLNLDMIGRDEAHIPQSEGVLKIPADTSNELNLVGAMYSADLLKVIQEENRGAGLVLDTKFDRDHSLNALFRCDHLPFLAEGIPAVWLFGGFHPGYHEPSDTVEKLNFPKFEKVIRLTYAAAAKVADGAKPPKFGVEPAPR, via the coding sequence ATGCGCCTCGCGATCCTTGCTGCCTGCCTGACGTTGGAACTGGCGGGTCAGAGCCCGCAAAGCCTCCGGTTGCGGGCCGATCTCGAATTCCTGTGCTCCGACGCATTGGCCGGCCGGGTGTCGCTGAGTCACGAGGCGGAGATTACGGCTCGCTACATCGCCGCCGACTTTCAACGAAGCGGGCTCGCGCCCGGGGCTGGAGGCTCGTATCTGCAGGAGTTTCCGCTGGTCGCCTACCGGACCGATTCGGGCAAGCGGGCGTTGCGGATGATACGCGCCGGGGTCCGGAAGGAATGGACGCCGGGTGCGGATTTCACGGGCGCGTTCAGCCGAGACGTGCGCATCGGTCCGAGTCCGGTGGTCTTCGCGGGCTTCGGCATCACGGCCCCTGAGTATGGCTACGACGACTATGCCGGGATTGAGGCGAAGGGCAAGATCGTCCTGATCTTCGATCACGAGCCGAAGGAAGACGATCCCCGGGCGGTGTTCAACGGAACGGGGCATACGCTGCATGCGGGCCGCACGACGAAGGTCGCCAATGCCCGGCGGCATGGAGCTCTGGCGGTGCTGGTTGCGAGTGAGCCCGTGCGCAGCCATCGCGGGTTACTCGAGCCAACGCCTGGCGGAACCACGCAGGGACAGCCGCTGCGGGCGAATGCTCCGCCGCAGTCGCTGGACGACGACTCGCAGATCCCGGTGTTCTCCATCTCGGATGAGGCGCTCGCGGAGTTGCTCGCCCAGCCCGCTGACCGGCAACGGGCGATCGAGGCGGGGTTGCGGCCGCAATCCGCAGACCTGCCGGATACGAGGATCGAGCTGGCCAGCGGCAATGCGGAGATGCACCGCGGCGTCTCGTTGAACGTGGCCGGACTACTGGAGGGCTCGGATCCGGTATTGAAGTCGGAGACAGTGTTGATCACGGCGCACTACGACCACCTGGGTACGCAGAACGGCAAGGTCTACGCGGGCGCCAACGACAACGCGTCCGGCACCGTGGCGGTGATGGAGCTGGCGCGGATGTTTGCGGCCAGCGGGCAGCGTCCCAAGAGGAGCCTGCTGTTTGTCGTCTTCGGATCGGAAGAGCAGTTGATGCTGGGCTCGTTCTACTACACGGCGCATCCCCTGCGGCCGCTCGCCGGAACGCGGGCGGTGTTGAACCTGGACATGATCGGCCGCGACGAGGCGCACATCCCGCAGAGCGAAGGAGTGCTGAAGATCCCTGCGGATACGAGCAACGAGTTGAACCTGGTAGGCGCCATGTACAGCGCCGATCTCCTGAAGGTGATCCAAGAGGAGAATCGCGGCGCCGGGCTGGTGCTGGACACGAAGTTCGATCGGGACCATTCGCTAAATGCGTTGTTCCGCTGCGATCATCTGCCGTTCCTGGCGGAGGGCATCCCGGCGGTCTGGCTGTTCGGCGGCTTCCATCCCGGCTATCACGAGCCGTCGGACACGGTGGAGAAGCTGAATTTCCCGAAGTTCGAGAAGGTGATCCGGCTGACGTACGCGGCGGCGGCGAAGGTCGCCGATGGAGCGAAGCCGCCGAAGTTCGGAGTCGAGCCGGCGCCAAGGTGA
- a CDS encoding DUF1572 domain-containing protein translates to MALEFTTSYLKESLELFRYYKKLAERAMDQVADDQLFTVLDSEANSISIVVKHMAGNMRSRWSDFLTSDGEKPSRNRDTEFENPPETRAALMQAWEEGWAQLFQALEPLSDEDLSRTITIRGEPHSVMQAINRQIAHYSYHVGQIVLLAKHLGCDRWNTLTVPRNRSAEFIRRVVAGEASQR, encoded by the coding sequence ATGGCCCTGGAATTCACCACCTCCTATCTCAAGGAATCTCTGGAGTTGTTCCGCTATTACAAGAAGCTGGCAGAGCGCGCCATGGACCAGGTCGCGGACGACCAGTTATTCACCGTGCTCGACTCGGAGGCGAACTCCATTTCCATCGTGGTGAAACACATGGCCGGCAACATGCGATCCCGCTGGTCGGATTTCCTGACCTCCGACGGCGAGAAGCCAAGCCGGAACCGGGACACAGAGTTTGAGAATCCTCCGGAAACGCGGGCAGCGTTGATGCAGGCGTGGGAGGAGGGCTGGGCCCAACTCTTCCAGGCGCTGGAGCCACTCTCGGACGAAGACCTGTCGCGCACCATCACCATTCGAGGCGAACCCCATTCCGTGATGCAGGCGATCAACCGGCAGATCGCGCACTACTCCTATCATGTCGGGCAGATTGTCCTGCTGGCGAAGCACCTGGGCTGCGACCGCTGGAATACCCTGACCGTGCCCAGAAACCGGTCGGCTGAGTTTATCCGGCGGGTGGTGGCTGGGGAAGCGAGCCAGCGGTAG
- a CDS encoding HEAT repeat domain-containing protein — protein sequence MQQPTQPAPAVPAAKPKPPEPPPEFQEGAIATMDAAGLLRIVSDAKSTEFQKAKSCVRLGELGAKEAIPVLASLLGDEHLSVYARYGLEPMADPSADDALRAALTKQKGVRLIGVINSIGKRRDAKAIPALVKFMHGPDVDLARAAASALGCIGGETSAKELQAALSKTTGTTRAAVADACLVCSERLLAEGKRDQALAFYAALSATDLPKPVRLAAMSGIIREETLSVKPR from the coding sequence ATGCAGCAACCTACACAACCCGCGCCGGCAGTACCCGCCGCCAAGCCGAAGCCGCCTGAGCCGCCGCCCGAGTTCCAGGAAGGCGCCATTGCCACCATGGACGCCGCGGGCCTCCTCCGCATCGTCAGTGACGCGAAGTCCACTGAGTTTCAGAAGGCCAAGTCCTGCGTGCGGCTCGGCGAACTCGGAGCCAAGGAAGCGATTCCCGTGCTTGCCTCGCTGCTCGGCGACGAGCACCTGAGCGTCTACGCCCGCTACGGCCTGGAACCGATGGCCGACCCGTCCGCCGACGACGCGCTCCGCGCTGCCCTCACCAAGCAGAAGGGGGTGCGCCTGATCGGCGTCATCAACTCCATCGGCAAGCGCCGGGATGCCAAGGCAATCCCGGCCCTCGTCAAGTTCATGCACGGCCCCGACGTCGACCTCGCCCGCGCGGCGGCGTCGGCCCTGGGCTGCATCGGCGGCGAAACTTCCGCCAAGGAGCTACAGGCAGCTCTCTCCAAGACGACCGGCACGACGCGGGCGGCTGTCGCCGACGCCTGCCTGGTCTGCTCGGAACGGCTGTTAGCCGAGGGCAAGCGCGACCAGGCCCTCGCCTTCTATGCCGCGCTCAGCGCCACCGATCTACCCAAGCCGGTGCGCCTGGCGGCCATGAGCGGCATCATCCGGGAAGAGACCCTTTCCGTGAAGCCGCGCTAA
- a CDS encoding Gfo/Idh/MocA family protein, with the protein MTTRRQILQSAVAPMIVPSLVLGQRAGAIAPSDKITFGGIGIGSRGAHVLSKLLNVEQARFVAICDVRNSRRETIKSTVDQKYGDHGCQMYSDQYELLARQDIDAVLIATGDRWHTPLSIIAAQHGKDVYCEKPCSMSIEESWALGAAFRRYNRLYQAGCQRRNGANFQLCKELLKSGALGKLQALYANVGPSVNWPPLPSRDWLAAEELPPKQVLDWDRWLGPAPWRPYHSSYVTGGWRNFYDFHGGGILEWGSHTVDLCHWAADYDDTQPVEYEPVGTNVGPYQVNCRYANGVKLVMRDNAWDGALKTGSCSFRIEGDKGWVETGDATRIECSDNIRPLLRPTESAALALENHVKELVRCIKTRQATSASASAAANSHVTCHAAFIAYQRGKTLTWDTTKHEFTNDEIANRMRSRALREPWRV; encoded by the coding sequence ATGACAACCAGACGCCAGATACTCCAGAGCGCGGTCGCGCCGATGATCGTCCCCAGCTTGGTGCTCGGCCAACGGGCCGGGGCCATTGCGCCGAGCGACAAGATCACCTTCGGCGGCATCGGCATCGGCTCCCGCGGTGCCCACGTCCTCAGCAAGCTGCTCAACGTCGAGCAGGCACGCTTCGTCGCCATCTGCGACGTGCGCAACTCCCGGCGCGAAACCATCAAGTCGACGGTCGACCAGAAGTACGGCGACCATGGCTGCCAGATGTACTCAGACCAGTACGAACTGCTGGCCCGCCAGGACATCGACGCCGTCCTCATCGCCACCGGCGATCGCTGGCATACCCCGCTCTCCATCATCGCGGCCCAGCACGGCAAAGACGTTTACTGCGAAAAGCCCTGCTCCATGTCGATCGAAGAGAGCTGGGCCCTCGGAGCCGCCTTCCGCCGCTACAACCGCCTCTACCAGGCCGGCTGCCAGCGCCGCAACGGCGCCAATTTCCAGCTCTGCAAAGAGCTCCTGAAGTCCGGAGCCCTCGGCAAACTCCAAGCCCTCTATGCGAATGTCGGCCCGTCCGTGAACTGGCCGCCGCTGCCCAGTCGCGACTGGCTCGCCGCCGAGGAACTGCCGCCCAAACAGGTGCTCGACTGGGATCGCTGGCTCGGCCCCGCGCCCTGGCGTCCTTACCACTCCTCCTACGTCACCGGCGGCTGGCGCAACTTCTACGACTTCCATGGCGGCGGAATCCTCGAATGGGGCTCCCACACGGTCGACCTCTGCCATTGGGCCGCCGACTACGACGACACCCAACCGGTGGAGTACGAGCCCGTCGGCACCAACGTCGGCCCCTACCAAGTGAACTGCCGCTACGCCAACGGCGTGAAGCTCGTCATGCGCGACAACGCCTGGGACGGCGCTCTCAAGACCGGCTCCTGCAGCTTCCGCATTGAAGGCGACAAGGGCTGGGTCGAGACCGGCGACGCCACCAGGATCGAGTGCTCCGACAACATCCGCCCGCTGCTGCGGCCCACGGAGTCGGCCGCCCTCGCGCTGGAAAACCACGTAAAGGAACTGGTCCGCTGCATCAAAACGCGCCAGGCCACCAGCGCCAGCGCCTCCGCCGCCGCCAATTCCCACGTCACTTGCCATGCGGCCTTCATCGCCTATCAGCGCGGCAAGACGCTTACCTGGGACACCACGAAGCACGAATTCACGAACGACGAGATTGCGAACCGGATGCGGTCCCGCGCCCTGCGCGAGCCGTGGCGAGTCTGA
- a CDS encoding GIY-YIG nuclease family protein: MHYVYLLQSQTHPNQRYIGLTSDLKSRLQKHNEGGSPHTSQYRPWSLQTYVAFQTRPQAAAFESYLKSASGRAFANKRLWP, encoded by the coding sequence ATGCACTACGTCTACCTCCTCCAAAGCCAAACCCATCCCAACCAGCGTTACATCGGCCTAACGTCTGACTTGAAATCCCGCCTCCAAAAGCACAACGAAGGCGGCTCCCCGCATACTTCCCAATACCGCCCCTGGTCCCTCCAAACCTACGTCGCCTTCCAAACCCGCCCTCAAGCCGCCGCCTTCGAAAGCTACCTCAAATCCGCATCCGGCCGGGCCTTCGCCAACAAACGCCTCTGGCCATAA